A single region of the Amia ocellicauda isolate fAmiCal2 chromosome 8, fAmiCal2.hap1, whole genome shotgun sequence genome encodes:
- the LOC136755194 gene encoding microtubule-associated protein futsch-like: MQKQQQQQQNLSAQGNRQPRFNRQQPHYPQSSTADWDQKAAVHQGLFSGLFKRGSPEELSARTGESSHHESIEQKSSNSSQGLLSGIFKMGSNENVTAPKQEDLIAGSKKDGPLSFLKFRSKGDEPDSVKKSDSDGHVVEQRSIVNLTNINSEVEKERTSFGIFDRFIPKQKKDDQITPISSSTESIDLRTFEHSKLQQNQPLSSSYSTGHLPYTSYSHQSFQHHVPMTTSYSTEQLHYWKQGQQPSAILSSQSTGPLQPWISGQQYPRVNDYQVQPLSLQHGTAPINSFEHHHLQESSSWHQQLNEYSESDVHAESPIYYTTGLEYRQPPDGASMLEAPLCWSTTEMDPSPYYVPSHQREEIIDYQGQDGFQQEKNSKVYDMSYKYERKEFSSSYYQNDSRKSWNSYDDLRDVCYQTGTEDGESWIDCNNALNLSVKKPNPRFNRWHSLNESSHYDLQSVASYESLGCVSYHEDYFEENVPWNDTSLKGDFNYTGTPEFLNKCPFEEAPIDLSYSISDERNPWSYQDSNCPIDMEEEYRFLEEAEWYQQWLSLLEQGMWWPSEDGDYGYFIYTDGEFIYSLLTDGAGQNVYVCTPEEEAWVYGMYSDNLPSAWLENEMVAVCGFKIPLYNEDELFWFPGEDQQQTELLSAPLDLSAAFRKGDQIMNMNLEIFSQMFEDSIYYQREEPMDFSTYRLHKVGMDLQEQHRSRYTYAEPQIEAFDLTVKKGSVTKRMEGFKELFSQKVSVTLSSASPSESTSSGLFGLFRSHSKEPEHLEAKDRHFVQKPGTEEQSQPIQKISSFFSALGDLVGKTPDSDTSKTSTASIAPATTSVSATSKTIPNQSKDGALSLTSNSRCREESKPEGHDLPPMDQHSRNILSSGFQSLKSKIMKEETPTPTSVPQQVDRQATKPATTTSRTLPSLPTTAIVSVFGISSGQSEPPVSPSEKPKPVQSNLASQTPKPSQPNQASTEAANQDSFFKNPLRIFNISDAAPQDKQAEKPQGSGFLGFFKAAVGVEETKPEPPKPPQTQAKPLEKNAASSETINKENMGMSSLFGSIGDFFKVEPPPTKQQPPKQPLTQQEPEGDQQGSNIIKNDMNQDIMGPVPQQHTQEGLNEVTGDASRSSSRPKGLRKQQTLGGIGEARQPDVGSMPPFGQPQGPARSMSQNFPPNASLSKPPERSQTMPTGTPRPPPARQSNQGPPPKQTGGLFGFSIGDMLSGTSAPKQETPGKSLFSLFSGPSPQPAPSQTSSAHATPTASKPLAGESEGLFKMPSFFSLGGAPEENKPKASGSTFSLFNLSFMDEKKPEVPAAQSEKPLSHVSSKPYSNESKASTKDELDFMNSVLGLGTPRPKHTEARNRNEQDYVSSEQPASSLNKNIEVQSECMVYEDTKSVVPSSENEFITQSQDSLVEEISPALIPEITGFEVVEAYELQSDTIHLQEDTIVSHADGQPDGFCQVGEPVCQASSVEGELHLDACPPVVDKAFPQPPEQLPQTVQPQPRPVEQRPPGFPTGPVIDGVPKISEPEKTVLDSSVEMFSGFMSKVKLFSGGPSAPSKPSSGFFSTAQPSMFRSSPGPAPQQQQKSYFFNLPGSHQTESLKNELFGIFKMPGDKPAEEAKIPESKPTAALIHQAGVQDIDVKATAKELAEEGVLHDLLTEEPQSLVESEAVICGTMTTIEGTHLQEFTEIEPVLETLQEEESSLDTEILPATLAAEDIIITAGDVKPLVEVTVQHMEAEETSLCVVTSEECQSAEELKVNVEDLSSCREGEVTHTVTTVITGDFEDKGGNQESVPHETSPKMPMAEPPPGKSLFDIPGLSTPKFGFMSSSDSGKTFGSFFSPPSIPKVMPQKEGGLLSGFKNFSAGLFQEDKPTVKEDPSATSMFGKKQDFAFPWQKESPELSKQQPAVITFQPTAKDNKLVGANGAISGTQVNKSTIVSDKEMAESHEISSEVKELHSLDQTVHTSRENAEPLEEGLDATGKEPVSDSSATPQVEILTPDLDQSRPLAENGKASLSEPLPSAELTLGALHDDLPKRDLLNVTRPVAA; the protein is encoded by the coding sequence ATGCAaaagcagcaacagcaacaacagaatCTGTCTGCCCAAGGGAATCGGCAGCCACGGTTTAACAGGCAGCAACCACATTACCCACAGTCAAGTACAGCTGACTGGGACCAAAAGGCTGCTGTGCATCAAGGTCTGTTTTCGGGACTGTTCAAACGTGGTTCCCCTGAAGAATTGTCTGCCAGAACAGGGGAATCATCTCATCATGAGAGCATAGAGCAGAAGTCAAGTAACAGTTCCCAAGGTCTGCTCTCTGGCATTTTTAAGATGGGATCTAATGAAAATGTTACAGCACCCAAACAGGAAGATCTGATAGCTGGCAGCAAGAAGGACGGACCCTTAAGTTTCTTAAAGTTTAGGAGCAAAGGGGATGAGCCTGATTCTGTGAAAAAGAGTGACAGTGATGGTCATGTGGTTGAACAACGATCAATTGTCAATCTCACGAATATCAACAGTGAGGTAGAAAAAGAGAGGACTAGCTTTGGCATCTTTGATCGCTTCATTCCAAAACAAAAGAAGGATGATCAGATTACTCCAATTTCCAGCAGCACAGAAAGTATAGACTTGAGGACTTTTGAACACTCAAAATTGCAACAAAACCAACCACTGTCATCCTCTTATAGTACTGGACACTTACCttatacttcctatagccatcaaagctttcagcaccatgTGCCGATGACAACTTCATACAGTACAGAGCAACTTCATTACTGGAAACAAGGACAACAGCCATCTGCAATATTGTCTTCCCAGAGCACTGGGCCCTTACAACCCTGGATTAGTGGCCAACAGTATCCTCGGGTAAATGATTATCAAGTCCAGCCATTGTCATTGCAACATGGAACAGCACCTATTAATAGCTTTGAACACCATCACCTCCAAGAATCGTCTTCATGGCACCAGCAACTTAATGAGTATTCTGAGTCTGATGTTCATGCTGAAAGCCCAATTTATTACACAACAGGTCTGGAATACAGACAGCCCCCAGATGGGGCATCTATGCTAGAAGCCCCACTCTGTTGGAGCACCACAGAGATGGACCCTTCCCCTTATTATGTTCCTTCCCACCAAAGAGAAGAAATCATTGATTACCAAGGCCAAGACGGTTTCCAGCAGGAAAAGAACAGCAAAGTATATGACATGAGCTATAAGTATGAAAGAAAGGAGTTTAGTAGTAGTTACTATCAGAACGACAGCAGAAAGTCATGGAATAGCTATGATGACCTTAGAGATGTATGTTATCAGACTGGAACTGAAGATGGTGAGAGTTGGATAGACTGTAACAATGCTCTGAACCTGAGTGTAAAAAAGCCTAATCCAAGATTTAACAGGTGGCATTCACTTAATGAAAGTAGCCACTATGACCTGCAGAGTGTTGCATCATATGAATCCTTGGGATGTGTCTCATACCATGAGGACTATTTTGAGGAAAATGTGCCATGGAATGATACTTCCTTGAAAGGAGACTTTAATTATACTGGTACCCCAGAGTTCCTTAACAAATGCCCTTTTGAAGAAGCACCAATCGATTTAAGCTACTCTATTAGTGATGAGAGAAACCCGTGGAGCTACCAGGATAGTAATTGTCCAATTGATATGGAAGAGGAGTATAGGTTCCTTGAAGAGGCAGAATGGTACCAGCAGTGGCTGTCTTTGCTGGAGCAGGGAATGTGGTGGCCATCAGAAGATGGGGATTATGGATACTTCATATACACTGATGGGGAGTTCATTTACTCCTTGCTAACCGATGGGGCTGGACAGAATGTCTATGTGTGCACTCCTGAGGAAGAGGCTTGGGTTTATGGAATGTATTCTGATAACCTGCCCAGTGCCTGGTTAGAAAATGAGATGGTTGCTGTCTGTGGATTTAAAATTCCTCTCTACAATGAAGATGAGCTATTCTGGTTTCCTGGGGAAGATCAACAGCAGACAGAGCTTCTCAGTGCTCCCCTGGATCTCTCTGCAGCCTTCAGGAAAGGGGATCAGATCATGAACATGAACCTAGAGATCTTTTCCCAGATGTTTGAGGACTCCATATACTACCAAAGAGAAGAGCCTATGGACTTCTCCACCTACAGACTCCATAAAGTTGGAATGGACCTACAAGAGCAACATCGGTCAAGATATACTTATGCAGAACCCCAGATAGAGGCTTTTGATCTAACGGTAAAGAAAGGATCTGTGACAAAGAGAATGGAAGGATTTAAAGAGCTTTTCTCACAAAAGGTTTCTGTAACCCTATCATCCGCTTCACCTTCTGAGTCCACCTCATCGGGCCTGTTCGGGCTCTTCCGCAGTCACTCTAAAGAGCCTGAGCATCTAGAAGCTAAAGACAGACATTTTGTTCAAAAACCAGGTACAGAAGAACAGAGCCAACCGATCCAGAAGATCTCTTCCTTCTTTTCAGCTTTGGGAGATTTGGTTGGTAAGACTCCTGATTCTGACACAAGCAAAACTAGCACAGCCTCAATAGCACCTGCTACAACATCTGTATCTGCAACCTCAAAGACAATTCCCAACCAGTCTAAAGATGGAGCCTTGTCTTTAACATCAAACAGTAGGTGCAGAGAAGAGTCTAAGCCAGAAGGACATGACTTACCTCCCATGGACCAGCACTCAAGGAACATTTTGTCTTCAGGCTTTCAGAGCCTTAAGTCAAAAATCATGAAGGAAGAGACTCCAACACCAACAAGTGTGCCTCAGCAGGTAGATCGTCAAGCAACCAAGCCAGCCACAACCACTTCTCGAACTTTGCCTTCATTGCCTACAACAGCCATAGTATCTGTGTTTGGTATTAGTTCAGGGCAGAGTGAACCACCAGTTTCCCCCAGTGAGAAACCAAAGCCTGTGCAGTCTAACTTGGCATCCCAAACCCCCAAGCCATCTCAGCCAAACCAGGCTTCTACTGAAGCTGCTAACCAAGACTCCTTTTTCAAAAATCCGTTAAGAATCTTCAATATTTCTGATGCAGCTCCACAAGACAAGCAAGCTGAAAAACCACAAGGCTCTGGCTTCTTGGGGTTCTTTAAAGCAGCAGTAGGAGTAGAAGAAACAAAACCAGAACCTCCCAAACCTCCACAGACTCAAGCTAAACCACTAGAAAAGAATGCTGCCAGCAGTGAAACTATAAACAAGGAAAATATGGGAATGTCTTCCCTTTTTGGTTCAATTGGTGACTTTTTCAAAGTGGAACCTCCCCCAACTAAACAACAGCCTCCAAAACAGCCACTTACACAGCAAGAGCCTGAAGGCGATCAGCAAGGAtcaaacattattaaaaatgacATGAACCAAGACATCATGGGCCCAGTGCCACAGCAGCACACGCAAGAGGGATTGAATGAGGTTACTGGTGATGCATCCCGTTCCTCTTCCAGACCAAAGGGTCTTCGGAAGCAGCAAACTTTGGGTGGAATTGGTGAAGCTCGGCAACCCGATGTAGGAAGCATGCCTCCATTTGGCCAACCTCAGGGCCCAGCAAGAAGTATGTCTCAAAACTTCCCTCCCAATGCCAGTCTTTCCAAGCCTCCTGAGAGGTCACAGACAATGCCGACAGGGACACCAAGACCCCCTCCAGCAAGGCAGAGTAACCAAGGGCCACCTCCAAAGCAAACTGGTGGTTTGTTTGGCTTCTCTATTGGGGACATGCTCTCTGGAACATCAGCCCCCAAACAAGAAACCCCTGGCAAAAGTTTATTCTCCTTATTTAGTGGACCTAGCCCTCAGCCTGCCCCGAGTCAGACAAGCTCAGCACACGCCACACCTACAGCATCAAAACCACTAGCTGGGGAGTCAGAAGGACTTTTCAAGATgccttctttcttttctcttggTGGTGCTCCAGAGGAGAATAAACCCAAGGCAAGTGGCTCAACCTTCAGTCTTTTCAACTTGTCCTTTATGGATGAAAAGAAACCAGAGGTACCTGCTGCTCAATCTGAGAAACCTCTCAGTCATGTGAGCAGCAAACCTTACAGCAATGAAAGTAAAGCGAGCACAAAAGATGAACTTGACTTCATGAACTCAGTGCTTGGCCTTGGAACTCCACGTCCTAAACACACTGAAGCTAGAAATCGAAATGAGCAAGATTACGTGTCTTCTGAGCAGCCAGCTTCATCCTTGAATAAGAACATTGAGGTACAGTCTGAGTGTATGGTTTATGAAGACACTAAATCTGTAGTACCTAGCAGTGAAAATGAGTTTATAACTCAAAGTCAGGACTCTCTTGTAGAGGAAATCTCACCAGCCCTTATACCTGAAATCACTGGTTTTGAAGTTGTTGAGGCTTATGAATTACAGTCGGATACCATTCATTTACAAGAAGATACTATTGTATCCCATGCAGATGGACAGCCAGATGGGTTTTGCCAGGTTGGGGAGCCAGTTTGTCAAGCATCTAGTGTAGAGGGAGAGCTTCACCTAGATGCATGTCCTCCTGTAGTTGATAAAGCTTTTCCACAGCCTCCTGAGCAACTTCCTCAGACTGTACAGCCACAGCCCAGACCTGTAGAACAAAGACCCCCTGGTTTCCCAACAGGCCCAGTTATTGATGGCGTACCTAAAATCTCTGAGCCAGAGAAGACCGTTCTAGACTCTTCAGTTGAAATGTTTTCTGGATTTATGTCCAAGGTGAAGTTATTCTCTGGTGGACCGAGTGCTCCCTCAAAACCCTCCTCTGGCTTTTTTTCCACAGCTCAGCCTTCAATGTTCAGGTCCTCACCTGGCCCTGCTCCGCAGCAGCAACAGAAAAGTTATTTTTTCAACCTTCCCGGGAGCCACCAAACTGAGTCTTTGAAAAATGAACTGTTTGGTATCTTCAAGATGCCTGGGGACAAGCCTGCAGAAGAAGCCAAAATTCCAGAAAGCAAGCCCACTGCTGCACTCATACACCAGGCTGGTGTCCAGGATATTGATGTAAAAGCAACTGCTAAAGAACTGGCAGAAGAAGGAGTTTTACATGACTTGCTTACTGAAGAGCCACAATCATTGGTGGAATCAGAAGCAGTCATTTGTGGCACGATGACAACTATTGAAGGGACACATCTACAAGAGTTCACTGAAATAGAGCCAGTTTTGGAAACCTTACAAGAAGAAGAATCTTCACTAGACACCGAGATTTTACCTGCCACTTTGGCAGCAGAGGATATCATAATAACAGCAGGAGATGTGAAGCCCCTTGTAGAAGTAACAGTTCAACACATGGAAGCTGAAGAGACATCCCTATGTGTTGTCACAAGTGAAGAATGTCAATCTGCAGAGGAGCTCAAAGTCAATGTGGAAGATTTATCTAGTTGTCGAGAAGGAGAGGTGACACATACGGTCACTACTGTGATCACTGGAGATTTTGAGGATAAAGGTGGAAACCAAGAAAGTGTTCCACACGAAACTTCCCCAAAAATGCCAATGGCAGAACCACCTCCTGGCAAATCCCTCTTTGACATACCTGGCTTATCCACACCCAAATTTGGTTTCATGTCTTCTAGTGACAGTGGAAAGACTTTTGGGTCATTCTTCTCACCACCTTCAATTCCTAAAGTTATGCCACAGAAGGAAGGGGGGCTGTTGTCTGGATTCAAAAACTTCTCAGCTGGACTGTTCCAGGAAGACAAACCAACTGTGAAGGAAGATCCCTCTGCTACATCCATGTTTGGAAAGAAACAAGACTTTGCCTTCCCTTGGCAGAAAGAAAGCCCTGAGCTGTCCAAGCAACAGCCTGCAGTAATCACCTTCCAGCCCACAGCCAAAGACAATAAATTGGTTGGTGCAAATGGTGCCATTAGTGGAACGCAAGTGAACAAGTCCACAATAGTGTCTGATAAGGAAATGGCAGAAAGCCATGAGATTAGCAGTGAAGTTAAAGAACTCCATAGCTTAGATCAAACTGTTCACACTAGCCGGGAAAATGCTGAACCCCTAGAAGAAGGCTTAGATGCCACAGGTAAAGAACCTGTTTCAGACAGCTCAGCTACACCTCAGGTAGAAATCTTAACCCCAGACCTAGATCAGTCCCGACCCCTTGCTGAAAATGGAAAGGCCTCCCTTTCTGAACCCCTTCCCTCTGCAGAGCTGACTCTAGGAGCACTTCATGACGACCTACCGAAGAGGGACCTTTTGAATGTGACAAGGCCAGTAGCAGCATAA